AAAACCTTTACTCCAGAGCTTTCTTACCAGCTCTCTTTCGGCTTCGAATCCTCTTCTACGCCTGGCATTGTCCATACTTCTCTCCCGTCACATACCCTAACCTACCATATTGACGCGTATTGTAATACCATACTTATCTTCGAGCTTCTTAAGCCGTTTCATCTTTTTCATCAAAGTTTTAGCTGCTATTCTAGGAACATTGACTATTACTAGATTATCTCTTACCTCTACATCTGCTCCAGGTATTATGCGTTCTACGAGACGCTTTATCTTATCAGCATAGGCCGATGTCGCAACTTCTCTGACTGGAACCACGACCGTCTGCTCGCCGAATGTGTATATCTCGTATGCAAGCTCGTCTGTTAGTGCGTCACGTACCTCCACGACTGGTCTAGCCAGATCTGCCTCGCGCAACCCTGTTGGCAACTTTACGGTCATTCGCAACTCATAGACTTTCTCAACGCGTCCCTTGTCTATGAATATCACTGTATCTATAATGCTTGGCAGCATGCCTATATCTACTCTTCGGATAAATCTCTGTACTGCATCTATAGGCGTGGTAGCGTGAACAACACCTATCATACCTATGCCCGCTAGCCTAAGGTCTATATATAGACGGAAGTCCTGGTCGTCGCGTAGCTCGTCAAATACCGTATAGTCGGGTCTGCTTAGTAGCAGTATATCGTGTAACTCCCCTATATCTGCGTAATTCTTGGAGTATTGCGTTATATCTGGTGGAAGCAGCATATCGCGAGGAGACTCTATCGTTTTTACAATTTTTCCTTTGCTTGCATAGTATTCTGCTAGTGCCTGTGCGAACGTTGTTTTACCCATTCCAGGTGCGCCAGCTATCAGTATACCTTCAGCACGCTCATCAAGCCTGCGTAGAAGTTTAGTTGGAAGTTTATAGTCCTCGAGCCGTAGGCGCTTCACAGGCCTTACTGCAGTTATTTCCCAGCCCTCGCTTAATGGTGGCCTGGTTATTACAATTCTGTATCTACCAAGCTGTATGATTGTTGATCCTGCCCGGTCTATCTCTATAAATCCGTCGGGTCTACGCCGAGCTACTTCGACTATTTCTCTAGCAATAGCTTCTACTTCTTCGCGTGAAAGAGGTTTTGATGAAAGATCCACTAGCACCCAGTTACCCGGAGTTCCTTTCTTTGCACGCGGTGGACTCCCCTCTTTGAGATGAACACTCATAGTGTTGTCATCAAAGAACTCATCTATTCTTAGTTTTTCTTCGCGCCGAGGTTGAATATACACTACACTGATTCCCATAGCTTCTGCTACGAGAGCTTGCACTCTATCTGCAGTTATTAGTGTTGCACCTACTTCATAGGCATACTCCCGTATTAATGCATCTATAGCACCATATCGTGCTCCTTTAATATCATACATTGAAGGCCTCTGTCCAGCTATTTCGAAATCTATTAATCCTTGAACCGCTAGCTCTCTTAATCGTTTTACTTCGTCGAGGCCTGCATATCCGGTTGCCTTGCCCTGATTAGCCTGGTTCTCTAGTTCTGCAAGCACTGCTCTATGGATTATTATTTTGCCTCTAAGTTTTCCTTCTACCACAAGTTTCGATACTACTCCTTCTATGAGTACACTTGTATCCGGAACGTACGCTGGTGTATGCTCAAAGCTATACACGGCTCTTTACAGCCCCCAACGAAGACTACGCATCGGGCTGGCCCTATAGCTCTAATTCTTACCACTATCAGCCTCACACTGTTTTAGGTTCGCTTAGCTCCCTGCTGGAGTGCGCCTAGCATCCTCTTCTGATTTTTCGGGCGAATGCAATGCCTCGTGTACATATCGACGTACACAGACTTGCCTCAACACTAGTTGTACTTGGTTATGTATATGTTACAGTGGACCAGTTAGCATCTATACTAGGTGTGTCGACTAGAACAGCAGGTAGACTTCTGGCCGAAATGGCCAGACTAGGTCTAGCAAGACGTTGGAGCAGGAGGGCATATAAGCTAGAACTTCTACAGCTAACCGAGGTGAATAAGTAGTTGGCGAAACCGGTTAAACTAATACTAGTAACAGCAGATCATCATCCACAACATAAGCTATGGTTACAGCTTGTAGACGAAGTAGCAAAAGAAACGGGTCTAAGCAAGGAAGTAAGGATAGAGGACTATGTTTTGCTAACCGAATACGGAGATACAGATGATCTAGGCATGCCATGGCTACCTCAGTTATTAGTTCAATTAGATGACAACTCGGTCAAAGTACTCATATCACGATTACCGCTTGACAAAAACTTGAAACCAGATGTCGAGGAAGCAAAACAGATAGTGATGAGCAAACTTAATGAGATAACGAATTAACACTATCTACAATATTTTGTTTCTTCAATATTGTTGTAGTAGTGATATCCGTGTTTAATCCGACACATGGCTTAGCTTTATAAATTGATGATTTGCAAACGTAAAATATGCAGACCATGTAAGCCTCAAACGTGTGATATTATATGCATACAACTGTTCCTCTAGTATCCTACACTCCTACCACTATTGCGTCGTCCGTAAGATGCTTGAAGTTGTCATTGCATCAAACAACAATATGCTATTTTGACTTTGACTTCAAAATACGGAGATACTCGCATACTCATTATAACCGTTAGAGAATAGAGTTTCACAGTGTACAACGAACTGTTTCTCATAAGTTCAGAACAACTTCGTGATACCATTTGGTTTATGCTCCAGTAAATGATGGACACACTTAACATAGCATATACCTATATATAGTGGGGCGATCCAAGCGTTCCAAACCGAGATAATTATGCGACGATAGCCTAGTAATACTATGGCTTAAGTCTTACCTATCCATAGGGTGAACTAGGTATGAAAGTACTTGTGATAAGAGCTGATGAGGGAAAACTTACATCATCTGAGATAATAGATGGAGACTATAATGCGATTGCCAAAGAAGTTGTCAAGAGAGCTTTAGAAGAATGGAACCCCGGAGAAAGCGACCTAACAGCAATAAGGACCAAGCTTGAGCTACGCTATAAACTGCCTATAGACCCAGATCTTTACGACAAGATAATGGATTTAAACCTAGAGCTGGTACGTGAAGGTAACGAACTCATAGTAAATCTTCCCGTCCTAACCATAAGCTTTGACAATGCATGGTTAGACGATGCCTATCTAGATAGACGCATGTATATAGTATCAATATACTTAGATGACGCTGCAAAACAGCAGCTCGAGGAATATGCTATAGAAGCCACCAAGGAACCAAAGAGAATTGATACCGGTCAATCAATAACACTAGGTGAAGAGGAGCTAAGACGGCTTGAAGAGGGTCTAACAGAGATAGAAGAGGAAAAACCTAAGCGTCGCAGAAGCAAGAGAAAGAAGAAGTAAAAAACATATTTCAATTAAACTCACTATTGTTATGTTCTTAGTCAACGTCTGAAGAATAATTCAAGTCTTGATGAACCTATTACCTCGTCCCATGACATATTTATAGCTAATAGCAATTGTTCAAATACGCTCTTAACACTCTCAATATACTTTTCGGCATCTACCTCAGGTAGACGTGCAAGCTGGACAGGCTTTACGCCTTCTTTACCCTTAACTTTGACAAATGATATAACGTCGCCTGGTAGAACTTGAACGCCAGCTCTAATTAGTTGTTTAGCAGCTTTAACATGTTGCGGTGTATTCTTGGTGTATGCTTCAACCGGCTTATTTAACGCCATACGTATAGCCAGCTCATCAAGATTGAACTCCATATCTCGTAGACCGTGGTAGACTTTTCTTAGCCTTTCTCTGATTGCGTTGCGCACTCTAATGAAGTCTTCTGGACTTTTTACAGAGCCGAGTATGGCTAGTATTTCGATAAACTCCTTCTTAAGGAATTCTGGGGTGTTACGCTTCTTAGCTACGAGGCCTTTAACGTCTACACTTCCATCCTCGTATGCGCCTATGTAGTTCTTCTTTAGGCCGCTAAACGTTACGAACTTGTATACTTTATCAACCTCAAGATCCAAGCCAAAATTCTTCTCCACATATTCTTGTAGCTCCTTGAGCCCTTCTTCGCTTGGATTCCAGATAAATAGAGAGTCTGTATCTCCATATAGCACTTTTAAGCCTATTTCGCCTGCCTTTTGCAACGTTTGCCTAATAGTGTACCTCCCTATAGCTGTAACACTTTCAGCTACAGGAGGTGCATAGAAGGGGAACGTCTCGGCACCGAATACACCGTAGCTAGCATTTATGTATACCTTCATAGCTGCTTGCACAGTATTGTACCATGCACGCTGCAAGTCTGGCAGAGACTTGTCCTTAGCTTTCTTCTTGTATATTTTCACACGATAGTCCCTGAGCAGACCAACTATCTGTGATGTAAGCCCGGGAATGCTCATACAAACCTTATGTCCTACATCGGGTACTTCTACAAGTTTAGAGCCAGGACAGTATACAGGATTAACTGTTTCATAGCTCAGATTCCATCTCTTAATGATGCTCGGATATAGGCTCGCAAAGTCCAATACCACAACATTGAAGTAGATACCGCTAGGCGGGTCGAGAACTAAAGCACCTTGATACTTCTTGCCCTTTATCAAGGCTTCAGACTTTGTACCACCTTTCAGCTTTATTATCTCGTCCTTCGTAGGTATTAGGTAGCCCCTCCTCCTATGCTCCCAGTAGAATAGACTCTTAATCCATGCCGAGACTTGACTACGCGTAACATCTTCTAGGGGAAGCTTAGATATACGCATCAAGAGCACTATCAATGTCCATACAAGGTCGTTATTGAAGCTTGTAAGCTTTAGTGTCAGGTCCGCGTCACGCACGTTATATCTTATAAGATCGAAGAATGAGAGATCACTCACTGTAGACTCTATCTCTACTTTGCGTTCTCCAAGCAGTGCTGAGGCTATGGCGTCTAGCGTGAATTCACGGTAGGCGTTACCAAAAGCGTATGTTTGTATGGCCTTTATGCTAAAGAACTTGTACAAGTCTATATGGAAACCGTAAACTACAGTCATATAATCGCCTTTGACGCGGAACGGGATGAATTCGCGCGGTATGCCTAGTTTCACTGCCCTGTTGTACAAGTAAGGGAAGTCGAAGTTGTCGCCGTTAAAGCTGAGTACAATCGGGTAATTGGCTATTATACGGAACGTTTCTAGGATAAGTGCACGTTCGTCATCAAATATCTCTATATGAAGATTGTCAGGGAGAGGCTCATTAGGCTGCTCCATGGGCATACCAGGTCGTGCAAGAACGAATATAGCGCGCCAACCTTCGTCCGAGGAAAATGCGACGCTTATAACTGGGTAACTAGCATTAGTTGCATCAGGTATCCTTCCTTTGAAAGGCGTGAATACCTCAATGTCTATAGCTACCCTACGAGGTTTGGGCGGGGGCTGCTCGAATAGTGG
The window above is part of the Pyrodictium delaneyi genome. Proteins encoded here:
- a CDS encoding PINc/VapC family ATPase; the protein is MYSFEHTPAYVPDTSVLIEGVVSKLVVEGKLRGKIIIHRAVLAELENQANQGKATGYAGLDEVKRLRELAVQGLIDFEIAGQRPSMYDIKGARYGAIDALIREYAYEVGATLITADRVQALVAEAMGISVVYIQPRREEKLRIDEFFDDNTMSVHLKEGSPPRAKKGTPGNWVLVDLSSKPLSREEVEAIAREIVEVARRRPDGFIEIDRAGSTIIQLGRYRIVITRPPLSEGWEITAVRPVKRLRLEDYKLPTKLLRRLDERAEGILIAGAPGMGKTTFAQALAEYYASKGKIVKTIESPRDMLLPPDITQYSKNYADIGELHDILLLSRPDYTVFDELRDDQDFRLYIDLRLAGIGMIGVVHATTPIDAVQRFIRRVDIGMLPSIIDTVIFIDKGRVEKVYELRMTVKLPTGLREADLARPVVEVRDALTDELAYEIYTFGEQTVVVPVREVATSAYADKIKRLVERIIPGADVEVRDNLVIVNVPRIAAKTLMKKMKRLKKLEDKYGITIRVNMVG
- a CDS encoding DUF2286 domain-containing protein, whose protein sequence is MKVLVIRADEGKLTSSEIIDGDYNAIAKEVVKRALEEWNPGESDLTAIRTKLELRYKLPIDPDLYDKIMDLNLELVREGNELIVNLPVLTISFDNAWLDDAYLDRRMYIVSIYLDDAAKQQLEEYAIEATKEPKRIDTGQSITLGEEELRRLEEGLTEIEEEKPKRRRSKRKKK
- a CDS encoding DNA-directed DNA polymerase I, translated to MPRRVRRRTGERNLLEFLAPSTKSDNKKGIEEYRGARATANPRDTGSGFRSGIGSVEEIYENKFRELLSEISRRAEGGGSDTENSGIKGEIVSNSVYASSRQYGSISSSVGITSGGVLEDVRGVGRDAKKDMYNNVEREVEHDKPKLILGERRVSFFEKLSSHPLVRKPREAVSGVEGFLLQTVYDSETSVAAAKIYDDREGVVYIYRDKTGYKPYFLTDIPPDKIQEIPDIVRHKGFDHVEVVEKFDLLRWQQRKVTKIVVKTPDVVRILRDKVPRAWEANIKFHHNYIYDYGLIPGMRYRVENGRLVAVDIEPSKEDEKRIREIFSGEDESTIEMAVKWFPLFEQPPPKPRRVAIDIEVFTPFKGRIPDATNASYPVISVAFSSDEGWRAIFVLARPGMPMEQPNEPLPDNLHIEIFDDERALILETFRIIANYPIVLSFNGDNFDFPYLYNRAVKLGIPREFIPFRVKGDYMTVVYGFHIDLYKFFSIKAIQTYAFGNAYREFTLDAIASALLGERKVEIESTVSDLSFFDLIRYNVRDADLTLKLTSFNNDLVWTLIVLLMRISKLPLEDVTRSQVSAWIKSLFYWEHRRRGYLIPTKDEIIKLKGGTKSEALIKGKKYQGALVLDPPSGIYFNVVVLDFASLYPSIIKRWNLSYETVNPVYCPGSKLVEVPDVGHKVCMSIPGLTSQIVGLLRDYRVKIYKKKAKDKSLPDLQRAWYNTVQAAMKVYINASYGVFGAETFPFYAPPVAESVTAIGRYTIRQTLQKAGEIGLKVLYGDTDSLFIWNPSEEGLKELQEYVEKNFGLDLEVDKVYKFVTFSGLKKNYIGAYEDGSVDVKGLVAKKRNTPEFLKKEFIEILAILGSVKSPEDFIRVRNAIRERLRKVYHGLRDMEFNLDELAIRMALNKPVEAYTKNTPQHVKAAKQLIRAGVQVLPGDVISFVKVKGKEGVKPVQLARLPEVDAEKYIESVKSVFEQLLLAINMSWDEVIGSSRLELFFRR